tacACATGGCTCGACATGTGTACTTTTCAAGGTACAGACTTTGCAttacattgattaggagcctgctttgcgaaccgtttgtttggtaaataatgatttttctgattccgcaaaatggcttccttccctttgcaaaatggctgctttctggacccctgcttcagaagacagcgatgggttttcaatgcattccaatgggttttttatttttcgcttgatgacgatttcgcttaacagcgattttcctggaacggattatcgtcgtcaagcggggcaccactgtagatttcaGTATTCTTGTATCCCATATATTTTTCGAAACCCTGGAACTAAATTCTTCTCCCAAATTGTATTCCCATcgacataccctctaattttcagccctgctggacaGGGCTCCACCTCACGCATTTGCGACTTCACCCCTGCAAATGTGTGCACCTCCGCCCCCTCTTGCGCAGAGTTCTGTCATGACCGGAACCAAATATAATTGCTGTGTGGAGAAGGAAGACAGCTGCGTAGCAGGAAGTAGagttgtgtgtgcacacacgcccagcttagagggaaacTTGCTCTCCATAATGATTTAAACAACTCCTGTTGATCCCCTGCttccaataatattttataaactgTCTTTATTATTCTTTTCATTACCTTATTTTCATCTGCATTTTCCTTTTGGTAATAGAATCACCACAGAGCAAGTCTTCTGATGAGCTGTAGTCCaagttccattgaaattgctcaCAGTTTTCTGCTGTCCCCACTCTAGTTACTCTGTCCCAAAGAGAATCTGACCCTACAATGATGCTGGACACAGTCTGGACAGTCAGACTGCAACACAGTCAGCACAGTTCTTTCTGTGCTGGATGGTGTGAAAAAGCCTTTGTAGCATGCACAAATCACTACCTGGTACCATAGAGGACACAAAATCCTGAGTCACTCCTGACAAGGTAGCCTTAGCATGGATACTGGCATCCTTCAGTACCAGAAACCAAGGGTTGTTAATTGTACCTGAAAAACTAGTTATGGAAGGCAACTGGATTTCTATTAGGGAGCTTCATAACTAGGAaaccaccaccaagaaagccctgTCATGTGTGACAGCCCTACTGAACTCACAACTTTGGGGAACCAGAAGCAGATCTATGCttaaagagaagaaataaaagagaagaaaatcctTTACTAAAGACTTAAGACTTTTCTTGTAAGCCATGCATGCATCACAGTACTTTTTGTTGCAGTTCTTTTAGATATCTGTAAATGACAGTTCGAAAGGATTTGCCATATATTTACATTTCCTCAGAAATCAAacccatattttatttatttacttacaatatTTGCATGCCACCCTGTACTCCAAAATCCTCTGGGCAGCTTGCACAAAACATACATTGACACAATCTAAACACAAAAGAAAATCACACaaccaaaagcaacataaaaaacaacaacaaaacaacaactcaCAGTATCCAATATTtattcaaatgtatttttaaaactaggAAGTCCAAATTACATGAACTGGTTGACTGTGTGTATCAAAACAGTTCCTGAACTGCTATTGTCTCAAACTGGAGGCAAGTCACAGCAACCTCAGTGGTGGCTGCACTTGAACAAGAACTGTTCAGCATGTTACTGTGTGACTCCATGAACTACCTGAGAAATTTGGACAGATCTTCCTTGATTTCAGCTTCATCCCAAGGCCCAtgaatgttgtctttgaacagctGCAGTCTAATAAGGCAGTAAGGACACAGGCATGAGATGGAGACTAGAAGGAGGGCGAAAAGAACAGCTCCAACACTGGAAATGGTCACCAGACCCACCAAGGCAGACACAGCAAAGAGCAAGGTAACTACCACATAGCATCGAGGGGTTTGGGCTTTGAGCTTCTTTTGCAGCATAGGCCACAGGGCAAATATCTGGATAGCAAATGTCACCATGACAAAAGCATGCAAGGAGCGAGGCAGCCGTGAAGCCAAGCACACTGAAGCAAAGATAGCCATGTTGAGAGACAGTGCACTGGACACAATGGCAGCATTAGCTCCATAGTCATAGAAGATCAAGTGTCCTAGGAGCATTAAGGCAGCCATAGCATAAATAGTGTCTGTGCTGATGGATTCAGTTAAGGTCTTCAATACTGGGGAAAAGCCATAGGTGAAGGCCACAAATACCACAGCATTCTTCAGATCTCCCCACCGTGTCTGGCCACTCTGACTTCTCACCATTCCTGAGTCAACCACATCAAAGAGAACATAACCAATTAGGGAAGAGATCAGGCCAGCTCCAAATAGCCACTGGGGAGCTAGAAGTCCCATGTCCATGTACCACCAGATGACCACAAAGACACAGACACTGCACAGCTGTTGTATCACCACTCCAGATTCAAACACCACTGCCCAGTACTGGTACTGGCGTGCATGAACATTCTTGCGTAGCTTCTCTAAGAAACTTTGGTCCACATAGTTATCAGGAAATGGCTGCCTCTTATATAACACTTTCTGCCAGCGCTGCTTTGGGTTCCGTCCCAGCCGGAGATTGAGCATGTGTTTGTCATTCCGCAGCATCAAGGCCCCCTTGTGCCGAAATTTCGTAGTGTCCATGCAGATGAACGTCTGAatctaaaataaaacagcataattgaGCCATGCTTCACACACCAAAAACAAGTGACTCAGCAAAAGACCTTCTTCACAGTTACAAACAATAACAACCAAAACAAGGTTAACAATGGCTTGTTTTACAACCCCCTGCTTCTACAtccaattcccagtgtggtgtagcggatagagcgatggactaggactctgaagactaGCATTCgaatccccagtcagccatggaaactcacttgggaagCGTacctggtaaaaccattccttaaatatctcctttaccttgaaagccctgtcacTGTCACTAAAagctgatagcacataacaaagaCGTTTACAACCAATCCAATATTAGTTAATGCTTCACTTAGCATCCAAAACTGGCCTTTATGACCACCATAACCACTGTGACTGATGCTGTAAATTGACATATTTATGTCACCAACCACAGCAGCAAGAAAACAatgatggggtggggagagagaaagaagacaacaGTGCCAAAAAGGGGGCTCTGGGGAAATGTGAGCATGTTCTACtcgagttcttgatttcaaactAAAAAGCAGAGGGTAGCTGCATGTATATGCTGAATTTCAGGAaggccaattttaataaactcagaacaatgtatcctggcaggaaatcctaacaggaGTCCAAAATGAATGGGAGTTTCTAAGAAAGTAAATTCTAAAGGgtcaactacaaacaattccaacaagggaaaagatgggaaacagccaaaaaaaaaaagtacctgTGTGGCTGCGCAAAAAGCTCAGAGAACACTTGGTAACAAAAAAGAGCACATACAGGAATTGAAAGAAAGACCAGGCTACAAATGACGAGTACGGACAGGTAGCAAAGAATTGTAGGGATGGCATTATGAAGGGAAAAACTAAGAATGAGCTAAgggatgctaaaagcaacaaaaaaaaaaaattcttcaagtAAGTACATAgcagaagacagagaaaagaaacagtggaggcagaagtgctcaattcctactttagctcagtCTTCTCCCAAAAGATAATCTATGCttttccaggcaaatgtgaagtacaagtagATGGCAcaagattgcagcttgagattgttaaacaaatagtcaaagacTGTCTTAcaactttgaatgagttcagatacCCAGGgctagatgaactgcatccaaagtTACTGAAGGAACTGGTTGAAGATATCTCAGAACCACTTTCTATTATtgtcttgaaatcatggaggacgGGTTAAGTGttggatgattggaggagggctaccattgttcctatcttcaaaagggacaaaaaggaggaatctgggaactacagaACTCAGTTTGGCATCaatccagggaaaattctggagcagattataaagcagttactctgcaagcacttagaaaacactgcaaaaataactagaagccaacatggatttgtcaagaataaatcctgccagactaatcttatctcatagTTTGATTGGCTAGCCTCCATGGTAGATAGTGGAATTGCTGTAGccataatatatcttgatttcagcaaaaccGTTGACAAAGTGCCCATGAtatctgattagcaagctaagtagctgtgggctggatagaacaactgtcaggtggatacacagttggttacaaaatcgtactcagagagtAACTTCGCAAGTACTCAGAGAGTGGTCATcaatggctctttctcaaactgggaggagacaAGTGGGTTATCACAAGGCTTAGTCCTGGGTcaggtgctcttcaacatttttattaatgaattggatgagggagtgcaaggaatatttatcaaatctgcagatgacacaaaattgggtagatcagctaatatcttggaagacaggaacaaaattaaaaacaattctgatagacttgagcactgggctgatgAAACTGAACAGAGATAAGTATAAAGTACTACACctggagaaaaacaaacaaacaaacgcatACTTATAAGATGGGGgacacttggctcagtaatactacaagtgagaaggatcttggaattgttgtagatcacaagctgaatattggccaatagtgtgatgtggttgcaaaaaaggaaaatgctattttaggctgcattaacaaaagtatagtatttaaatcccatgaggtactagtccccctctatttggtactggttagacctcatctagagtactgtgtccagctctggaaaccatagtttaagaaggataatgacaaactggaacaagtttagaggagaaCAGCAAGGATCATCAGGAAACTAGAAACCAAATcctgtaaggaaagactgaaagaacagggccttgaaaaaaagaagacagaggggtgatatgataacacttttcaaatacttgaaagaggaggaggggcatgatttcttcttgatcatctcagagtgcaggacacataatgagggtctcaagctacagaaagccagatttaggctgaatatcaagaaaaacatcttaactgttaaaacagtacaacaatggcACCAATTATTTTGGGAAGTGGTGAACACTCTAATGTTGGAGGAATTCAAggtaaaattggacaaccgtccataagatctgctttgatttggattcctgcactgagtagggggttggactcaatggccttataggcccttccaactccaataatctatgattctatgacacaaAGCTGACATAAAAAACTATGTCAAATCAATCAatgaaaaatccattttggaacttgatGTCATGGATTTGGTTCATTTCTGGTACATTTGTACCTTTCAATGAGACGTTTAAAAAaatttccagatttttttggTCCATCCATTTCTGACACTACATTttcaaaatagaaacaaaaaagccaAAATTTACTAGCCCCCATACATTCAAATGCCATTTAATAGATACCTGTGATAGCTGCAGACCTGGGACATGTGTCATTTTAAAGCTTATGAATAGGACTTTCATTTGATATACAACATGATGCAATtgtacattttcaaaaaaagtacacgttttaaaaaatttaaaatttgaatttttgagaaaacagaatttttttaagtTTTCAAAAATTCACACTTAAAAATACATGTCTTGTAGCCAGTCAATCCAAATTTCAGGCTGGTATCTCAATGGTATCATACAAAACTTAAATTTTCTTGTTGGCAATGACAAGGATTTACATTGACTTAGCCCTGAAAATCCCCTTCCTGGATTGccgccttgtcgtggcgaaggggtttgagtaattcagagaagctatgggccatgCTGTgctgggacacccaagacggacaggtcatagtggagagttctgaccaaacacaatccacctggagcaggaactggcaagcatgagcactgcgccctagagttggacacgactggactaaatgtaaagaggaacctttacctttacaacagAATCATGAGAGGTTGAAAATCCTTTGGTTTCTAATGTTTCAGCTGATACTGGGAGGAAGGCATGACACTTCTGAGTTCCTGTACAGTAACTGGAACTGCTTTATcaaattgtacttttaaaaatctctcctcTTCCCGGTATTCATCATTTTTATGCCACCATGTGCAGTGGCATAAAAATGCCACTCTGCTTCAATGCCTTGGAAATCAGTGTGGTGATTTTGATCATttgaaaaaatacttttaaacatCTCATGGCAAGGTACAAATGTACCAAAAATTAACCAAATCCATGACATCAAGGTTCCACGCATTGTTTGATTTGACATAGAATGAACAGAATgaccccacaaaaaaacccagtTGCAGAACCATATTCTGCTATAGGTCTCAAAGTAATTTGTAGATAAAACgaaattacaaagaagaaaatgagacAGCTGAAATGAGAGATGTTCACAGATTCCAATGTGGATACAAAAGGATAAAATAAGGACCAAGGGTTCTTAGTACACTATACTGTATATCCTGGATTTATCCAGAGTCTTTGGTATAGCAATAActaaaatgtcctttttcttgatATACCTCTAACTGATGGCAATGAGATGTCTTCATGAAATCAGCACTTTGCTAATTCCTGGTCCCACTATCATTTtaaatggctcccccccccccatctcacttGGTCCCAAGCACTGTAACAGGTAGTTTATAAATATAAACCTGTGGCCTGACTATTGTGGTCCATGTGTCTGAGAATGTGGATTGCAATCCAAAAAAGCTAGCTGTCAAGGACTTCTGTTAATCTTGCAGACGTTGTTTTTTATGTCTGTTACGAGGGCTGGAACAGATTAGCAGGGCTACCTTGTTTGAAACCAATCCACGCTAGTTAAAGACTACATCTCCCGAAATCGTTGAGCGGTGATCCGGGACCATTAAATTTCCCAACGTAGCCACAGGATTACTCCGCAAACAATCCGGAGGTTACCAACAGGATCGCTGTCCAGAAACAGTCAGGAACGGTTTTCCTTCTGAAGAAAAAAGCAGCCCCTCCATAAACAGCCCGCCCACACATTTGAACACAGACCGCCCCGACTCTCGGGACCATTTCCCGACTCCTCCCCCAGGCGGCCGACGGCTTGGGTTTCacgtccttccccccccctcccgtattttattttatttttattcatcttgTTGCATTCGTTCCGTTCGTTTGGGCGACAACACGCTGGCCCAGGGAGCCggcgccttttttttttttttaaccctgcatGGTCGCCTGCAAAATGGTTTCCCCGCTCGCTCTCTTTCAAAACCAGGGAAACGTCAGAGTCTGAGACGGGCAGACGGGAAAGGAAGCCCCCTCCCGGCACCCCGGAGCGCCCCCTCCCCCGAAGCAGGAGGGCCGGAGGGAGGGAGCCCCGCCGCCCGCAGGCCGAGGCCAGCTTATAGGCACGACACCGCTGGGGCCAGCGCTCCCTCACGCCCGCCCGAGTTAAGGCAGTTAGAcccgggacggggggggggcgacTGTGAGCCTTACCTGGGCCCGCTCGGCCGCCTCTCCTTCGGGAAGGAAGTCCTGCTGGGCCCATAGAGTCACCCGGCTCGACGAGGCCGAGTAGAGCCAGAGCGCCACCTGCTGGCCGCAGCCTGCCCGCACCTCCCGACCGGCTTTTCCGAGATTCGGGTGTGGGCGACAGCACGGGCggagcaggaaaggaaaggaaagcggGGGCCGCTTGTTGCCACTGGTTTGGCTGAGGCGGCGGGCGAGAGACCTGAAGAGCAAGCCTGAGCGCCCTTGTGGTTGTGTTGTTGATGTGCTGTCAGGGCGCCTCCGACTTACGGCGACCTCCAAAATGACCCCCTCTCCCccgttaacagccctgctcagctcttgcaaattcaagtcTGCTGCCTCCTTTATGCAGTCAGTCCCTCTCATACTGGatttagttttcctcttttcctgccgccctCAACATCTcctagcactattgtcttttccagtaaatctTGTCTTCTtgggatgtgcccaaagtaggacagcctcgctttattttattttattttcctgtccaaaagaaattcaggcttgatttgacacACAAATTACTTGTTTGCCTTTCTCACGGCCTAGGGTACCCAGAAAGCATTTCTCAAATGAACCatatttttcctgtcaactttcttcactgtccagctttcacatttgtatgtagtaattggaaatacagtggtgttgATCATTTCCAATGGCATTCTTGCATGACCAAAAGCTGTGCATTTCAAAGGACTTTCCAAATGTGCAACATCCTGGCAGGAGCAGCCAAGAAAGGGGGTTTCTACCTCTGAAATGGCACAGTGAAGCTGTTGTGGCTCAGGGATGGGGAGGTGAAGGCTTGTCTCTGGCTACAAAAAGGAACCAATGACCCTCCCAAGTCCTGATCCTAATCATAGGTTCTCAAATTTTAAAGGAGTCTTGGACTCCTGCTCCATATTTTGCCTCAGTGGCTGCTGCCTCTGCGGACACATGGGCAATAGGAGCACCT
This sequence is a window from Pogona vitticeps strain Pit_001003342236 chromosome 4, PviZW2.1, whole genome shotgun sequence. Protein-coding genes within it:
- the PIGC gene encoding phosphatidylinositol N-acetylglucosaminyltransferase subunit C isoform X1, translating into MRGTDCIKEAADLNLQELSRAVNGGEGVILEVAVSRRRPDSTSTTQPQGRSGLLFRSLARRLSQTSGNKRPPLSFPFLLRPCCRPHPNLGKAGREVRAGCGQQVALWLYSASSSRVTLWAQQDFLPEGEAAERAQIQTFICMDTTKFRHKGALMLRNDKHMLNLRLGRNPKQRWQKVLYKRQPFPDNYVDQSFLEKLRKNVHARQYQYWAVVFESGVVIQQLCSVCVFVVIWWYMDMGLLAPQWLFGAGLISSLIGYVLFDVVDSGMVRSQSGQTRWGDLKNAVVFVAFTYGFSPVLKTLTESISTDTIYAMAALMLLGHLIFYDYGANAAIVSSALSLNMAIFASVCLASRLPRSLHAFVMVTFAIQIFALWPMLQKKLKAQTPRCYVVVTLLFAVSALVGLVTISSVGAVLFALLLVSISCLCPYCLIRLQLFKDNIHGPWDEAEIKEDLSKFLR
- the PIGC gene encoding phosphatidylinositol N-acetylglucosaminyltransferase subunit C isoform X2; the protein is MDTTKFRHKGALMLRNDKHMLNLRLGRNPKQRWQKVLYKRQPFPDNYVDQSFLEKLRKNVHARQYQYWAVVFESGVVIQQLCSVCVFVVIWWYMDMGLLAPQWLFGAGLISSLIGYVLFDVVDSGMVRSQSGQTRWGDLKNAVVFVAFTYGFSPVLKTLTESISTDTIYAMAALMLLGHLIFYDYGANAAIVSSALSLNMAIFASVCLASRLPRSLHAFVMVTFAIQIFALWPMLQKKLKAQTPRCYVVVTLLFAVSALVGLVTISSVGAVLFALLLVSISCLCPYCLIRLQLFKDNIHGPWDEAEIKEDLSKFLR